Proteins encoded together in one Benincasa hispida cultivar B227 chromosome 1, ASM972705v1, whole genome shotgun sequence window:
- the LOC120082635 gene encoding calcium-dependent protein kinase 1-like, protein MGNCNGLPAGQTFAGYPLNRSDADHRPPSNGTVKVLAPDSDPSPPPALPKETSASSAPPAVGRVLGRPFSDVRSFYSFRGELGRGQFGVTYLVTHKETKQDFACKSIATRKLIDQDDVEDVRREVQIMHHLTGHPHIVELKEVYEDRHYVNLIMELCAGGELFDRIIAKGHYSECTAASLCRQIVTVVHNCHSMGVMHRDLKPENFLFLSPDENSPLKATDFGLSVFFKPGDVFKDLVGSAYYVAPEVLRRRYGPEADIWSAGVILYILLSGVPPFWAENDQGIFDAVLRGHIDFSSDPWPSISSSAKDLIRKLLHSDPKERLSAIEALNHPWMKEDGEASDKPLDIAVLTRMKQFRAMNKLKKVALKVIAENLSEEEIVGLKEMFKSMDTDNSGTITFEELKAGLPKLGTKLSESEVRQLMEAADVDGNGSIDYIEFITATMHMNRVEREDHLFKAFEYFDKDKSGYITMEELESALKKYNMGDEKTIKEIIAEVDTDNDGRINYDEFVAMMRKGNPELTTTRRQK, encoded by the exons ATGGGCAACTGTAATGGTCTGCCGGCCGGCCAAACCTTCGCCGGCTACCCCCTCAATCGCTCTGACGCCGACCACCGCCCTCCTTCAAACGGCACCGTCAAAGTCCTCGCACCCGATTCTGACCCTTCTCCACCACCGGCCCTGCCGAAAGAAACTTCCGCCTCCTCTGCACCGCCCGCCGTTGGCCGGGTTCTGGGTCGTCCCTTTTCCGACGTCCGGTCGTTTTACTCCTTCCGCGGCGAGCTGGGCCGTGGTCAATTTGGTGTCACTTACTTAGTAACACACAAGGAAACGAAGCAGGATTTTGCTTGCAAATCAATCGCCACTAGAAAATTGATCGATCAAGACGATGTTGAAGATGTTCGTCGTGAGGTTCAGATTATGCACCATCTCACTGGCCACCCTCACATTGTTGAACTTAAAGAAGTGTACGAAGACCGCCATTATGTCAATTTGATTATGGAGCTCTGCGCCGGCGGCGAGTTGTTCGATCGGATTATTGCTAAAGGTCATTATTCCGAATGCACTGCAGCCTCCCTTTGCCGGCAGATTGTGACGGTGGTTCATAATTGCCACTCCATGGGAGTTATGCACAGGGACTTGAAGCCCGAGAACTTCTTGTTTCTCAGTCCTGATGAGAATTCGCCTCTCAAGGCTACGGATTTTGGGTTGTCCGTCTTCTTCaaaccag GTGATGTTTTCAAAGATCTAGTTGGAAGTGCATACTATGTAGCTCCAGAAGTTCTCCGACGAAGATATGGCCCCGAGGCTGATATTTGGAGTGCTGGTGTTATACTATACATTCTACTCAGTGGAGTTCCCCCTTTCTGGGCAG AGAATGATCAAGGTATTTTTGATGCTGTTCTTCGGGGACATATTGATTTCTCATCAGATCCTTGGCCTTCCATATCCAGTAGTGCCAAAGATCTGATAAGAAAGCTCTTGCATTCTGATCCTAAAGAGCGATTATCTGCGATTGAAGCCCTAA ATCATCCATGGATGAAAGAAGATGGGGAAGCATCTGACAAGCCTCTTGATATTGCTGTTTTGACTAGAATGAAACAGTTCAGAGCAATGAACAAACTCAAGAAAGTAGCTCTTAAG GTGATTGCTGAAAATCTTTCTGAAGAAGAGATTGTGGGATTAAAGGAGATGTTCAAGTCAATGGATACCGATAATAGTGGAACTATTACGTTCGAGGAGTTAAAAGCTGGTCTTCCTAAACTTGGTACAAAGCTTTCCGAGTCTGAAGTGAGGCAGCTGATGGAAGCG GCCGATGTGGATGGAAATGGCTCGATCGACTACATTGAGTTCATTACTGCTACTATGCACATGAACAGAGTAGAAAGAGAGGATCACTTATTTAAAGCTTTTGAGTACTTTGACAAAGACAAGAGCGG ATATATCACAATGGAGGAGTTGGAGTCTGCCCTTAAGAAGTACAATATGGGTGATGAAAAAACAATAAAGGAGATCATTGCAGAAGTTGACACAGATAAT GACGGACGAATAAACTACGATGAATTCGTTGCAATGATGAGGAAAGGAAACCCGGAATTGACAACAACCAGACGACAAAAATGA
- the LOC120078094 gene encoding uncharacterized protein LOC120078094: protein MGTGNGIEGEGEGEDGRGIRLRYVYKRQDKRLATGQSVNKWSSSSSNSFNQITADKLEQEMLKHIVDGRESKVTFHDFPYYLSEQTRVLLTSAAYVHLKHAEVSKFTRNLSPASRAILLSGPAELYQQMLAKALAHYFEAKLLLLDITDFSLKIQSKYGTSVKESSFKRSTSESTLERLSGLFGSFSILPPREEQKTGSLRRQHSGLELASWGKEGSSRLPKLRRNASAAANINNLASQCNADKSASLKHMSSWAFEEKLLIQSLYKVLLYVSKASPIVLYLRDVDRFLSKSNRVYTLFQKMLQKLSGSILILGSRTIDPSNDYMEVDERLSAIFPYNIEIRPPEDESHHVSWKSQLEEDMKKIKVQDNRNHIMEVLSANDLDCDDLDSICVADTLVLSNYIEEIVVSAISYHLMNNKDPEYRNGKLIISSKSLSHGLSIFQAGKSTSKNTVQLEAQAEASKDSGAVKSEAKSDTAAAENRSETVPAAVAKTDGETAAPAAKAPEVPPDNEFEKRIRPEVIPANEIGVTFSDIGAMEEVKDSLQELVMLPLRRPDLFLGGLLKPCRGILLFGPPGTGKTMLAKAIAKEAGASFINVSMSTITSKWFGEDEKNVRALFTLAAKVSPTIIFVDEVDSMLGQRTRVGEHEAMRKIKNEFMTHWDGLLTKPGERVLVLAATNRPFDLDEAIIRRFERRILVGLPTADNREMILTTLLGKEKVEEGLDMKELATMTEGYSGSDLKNFCMTAAYRPVRELIQQERQKDMEKKRRATEGQNKAGDGTGESKEERVITLRALNMKDFKLAKNQVAASFAAEGAMMSELKQWNELYGEGGSRKKQQLTYFL from the exons ATGGGGACGGGGAATGGAATTGAGGGCGAGGGCGAGGGCGAGGACGGGAGGGGGATTAGGCTCCGTT atgtgtataagagacaggataaGAGATTAGCCACCGGACAAAGCGTCAACAAATGGTCCTCCTCCTCCTCTAATTCTTTCAACCAAATCACCGCCGATAAATTGGAACAAGAAATGCTTAAACACATTGTCGATGGCCGTGAAAGCAAAGTCACTTTTCATGATTTCCCTTATTATCTCAG TGAACAGACACGAGTTCTATTGACAAGTGCTGCATATGTGCATTTAAAACATGCTGAAGTTTCTAAGTTCACTCGAAACCTTTCTCCTGCAAGTCGAGCCATCTTACTCTCTGGACCTGCTG AACTCTACCAACAAATGCTTGCCAAGGCATTGGCTCACTACTTTGAGGCCAAACTGTTGCTTTTAGATATAACTGACTTTTCCCTAAAG ATTCAGAGCAAATATGGTACTTCAGTCAAGGAATCT AGTTTTAAAAGGTCTACTTCAGAGTCAACACTGGAGAGATTGTCTGGCTTATTCGGATCATTTTCAATCCTTCCACCCAGGGAAGAACAAAAAACAG GTTCATTGCGAAGGCAACATAGTGGTTTGGAACTTGCATCGTG GGGAAAGGAAGGATCTTCCAGGCTTCCAAAACTTAGAAGAAATGCCTCTGCTGCGGCTAACATTAATAACCTTGCTTCGCAATGCAATGCTGACAAATCAG CTTCCCTTAAGCACATGAGTAGCTGGGCTTTTGAGGAGAAACTTCTTATACAGTCTCTGTATAAG gTTCTTCTATATGTGTCGAAAGCAAGTcccattgttttatatcttcgTGACGTAGATAGGTTTTTGTCCAAGTCAAATAGGGTGTATACCTTGTTCCAGAAAATGTTACAAAAACTGTCTGGATCAATTTTGATTCTTGGTTCGCGTACTATCGATCCAAGCAATGATTATATGGAGGTGGATGAGAGGCTCTCTGCCATTTTTCCTTATAATATCGAGATCAGGCCACCCGAAGATGAATCTCATCATGTCAGTTGGAAGTCTCAATTGGAAGAGGATATGAAGAAGATCAAGGTTCAAGATAACCGAAACCATATCATGGAAGTTCTTTCAGCGAATGATCTTGATTGTGATGATCTAGACTCGATCTGTGTTGCTGATACCTTGGTTCTCAGTAACTACATAGAAGAGATTGTGGTGTCTGCAATTTCttatcatctaatgaacaacaagGATCCCGAATACAGAAACGGGAAACTGATCATTTCGAGCAAGAG TTTGTCCCATGGACTGAGCATATTCCAGGCAGGAAAATCCACGAGCAAAAATACTGTACAGCTTGAAGCACAAGCCGAAGCTTCAAAG GACTCGGGAGCAGTGAAATCCGAAGCAAAATCTGATACCGCAGCTGCTGAAAACAGAAGTGAAACAGTACCTGCTGCAGTGGCGAAAACTGATGGAGAAACTGCTGCTCCAGCTGCAAAAGCCCCA GAAGTTCCACCAGATAATGAGTTTGAGAAACGCATTAGGCCGGAGGTCATACCGGCGAATGAGATTGGTGTTACATTTTCTGATATTGGTGCCATGGAGGAGGTTAAAGATTCTCTTCAGGAACTCGTAATGCTTCCTCTTCGAAGGCCGGATTTATTTCTTGGAGGGCTTTTGAAGCCTTGCAGAGGTATATTGTTGTTTGGACCTCCTGGAACTGGAAAGACTATGTTAGCTAAGGCCATAGCAAAAGAAGCTGGAGCAAGCTTCATTAATGTATCGATGTCTACCATAACTTCCAAATGGTTTGGTGAAGACGAGAAGAATGTTCGAGCTTTATTCACATTGGCGGCCAAAGTCTCTCCCACCATTATTTTTGTTGACGAGGTAGATAGTATGCTTGGGCAGCGAACAAGAGTTGGTGAGCACGAGGCAATGAGGAAGATAAAGAATGAGTTCATGACTCATTGGGATGGACTCTTGACAAAGCCAGGGGAGCGTGTACTAGTTCTTGCAGCAACGAACAGGCCATTTGACCTCGATGAAGCCATCATACGGCGTTTTGAGAGAAG AATATTGGTGGGGTTACCAACAGCAGACAATAGAGAAATGATATTGACAACTCTCTTGGGGAAAGAAAAGGTGGAAGAAGGGCTAGACATGAAGGAGCTGGCCACAATGACAGAAGGATATAGTGGAAGTGATCTCAAG AACTTCTGCATGACGGCTGCGTATCGACCTGTTCGGGAACTAATACAACAAGAAAGACAAAAGGATATG GAGAAAAAACGAAGAGCTACCGAAGGACAGAATAAAGCAGGGGATGGAACTGGAGAAAGCAAAGAAGAAAGAGTAATCACCCTCAGGGCACTAAATATGAAGGATTTCAAACTAGCAAAGAATCAG GTTGCAGCAAGTTTTGCAGCAGAAGGAGCAATGATGAGTGAATTGAAGCAATGGAATGAATTATATGGGGAAGGAGGATCTAGAAAGAAGCAACAGTTGACATATTTCCTGTGA